The following proteins are encoded in a genomic region of Stegostoma tigrinum isolate sSteTig4 chromosome 10, sSteTig4.hap1, whole genome shotgun sequence:
- the cfl2 gene encoding cofilin-2 isoform X1: protein MASGVTVHDEVIKVFNDMKVRKSSSPEEVKKRKKAILFCLSDDKKQIIVEETKEILVGEIGETVQDPYMSFVQLLPQTDCRYALYDATYETKESKKEDLVFIFWAPERASLKSKMIYASSKDAIKRKFTGIKHEWQVNGLDEIQDRIALAEKLGGNVVVSLEGISLHTDN from the exons ATG GCCTCTGGAGTAACAGTACATGATGAAGTGATTAAAGTCTTCAATGATATGAAAGTAAGAAAATCATCATCACCAGAAGAGGttaagaagagaaagaaagcGATATTGTTTTGCCTTAGTGATGATAAAAAGCAAATAATTGTGGAGGAAACCAAAGAGATTTTGGTGGGTGAGATTGGAGAAACTGTGCAGGATCCCTACATGTCTTTTGTTCAGTTACTACCTCAGACCGACTGTCGTTATGCTTTGTATGATGCTACATACGAGACAAAAGAATCAAAGAAAGAAGATTTGGTATTTATATTCTG GGCTCCAGAAAGAGCATCCCTCAAAAGCAAGATGATATATGCTAGCTCAAAGGATGCTATTAAAAGGAAATTTACAG gtATTAAACATGAATGGCAAGTTAATGGATTAGATGAAATTCAGGACCGTATAGCACTCGCAGAGAAACTGGGAGGCAATGTGGTCGTTTCACTTGAAGGAATATCCTTGCATACTGACAATTGA
- the cfl2 gene encoding cofilin-2 isoform X2 codes for MKVRKSSSPEEVKKRKKAILFCLSDDKKQIIVEETKEILVGEIGETVQDPYMSFVQLLPQTDCRYALYDATYETKESKKEDLVFIFWAPERASLKSKMIYASSKDAIKRKFTGIKHEWQVNGLDEIQDRIALAEKLGGNVVVSLEGISLHTDN; via the exons ATGAAAGTAAGAAAATCATCATCACCAGAAGAGGttaagaagagaaagaaagcGATATTGTTTTGCCTTAGTGATGATAAAAAGCAAATAATTGTGGAGGAAACCAAAGAGATTTTGGTGGGTGAGATTGGAGAAACTGTGCAGGATCCCTACATGTCTTTTGTTCAGTTACTACCTCAGACCGACTGTCGTTATGCTTTGTATGATGCTACATACGAGACAAAAGAATCAAAGAAAGAAGATTTGGTATTTATATTCTG GGCTCCAGAAAGAGCATCCCTCAAAAGCAAGATGATATATGCTAGCTCAAAGGATGCTATTAAAAGGAAATTTACAG gtATTAAACATGAATGGCAAGTTAATGGATTAGATGAAATTCAGGACCGTATAGCACTCGCAGAGAAACTGGGAGGCAATGTGGTCGTTTCACTTGAAGGAATATCCTTGCATACTGACAATTGA